One part of the Cellvibrionales bacterium genome encodes these proteins:
- a CDS encoding acyl-CoA synthetase, with protein sequence MTTPTFNIADLYEMVADTVPDREALVCGNSRVTFAQLDERANRFAHFLQGQGIKAGDHIGLYMYNCAEYMEAMLACFKIRAVPVNVNYRYVKDELLYIFDNSDMVACIHHREFTPAIAEVRQAAPGLKLFVAVEDGTHHDLGSIGSFEYEAAVHQGSSARDFAQRAGDDLFILYTGGTTGMPKGVMWPHENVFFAAMGGGGHFSPHGKCEKPEDIKTRITEFPLCGIALAPLMHGASWWYACIQLLAGNKLVLNHHRSFNGAQVWDIVEREKCNAVQIVGDAMAIPLLDTLEENAGQWDLSSVFNVGSGGAVFSEAKQNDFKRHFPNCFITNAFGSSESGQMGMDGGNKKSEGGLGNVAKSDFMDVIIDTETPMRHAKPGEVGIFSRAGHIPAGYYNDPVKTDKTFVMVDGKRWLLTGDAAKLEDDNSISVFGRGSNCINSGGEKIFPEEVEQALKAHPDIFDALVVATPDPRFGSKVTAVVSVRDNRKLTLADVQEKARQHIAGYKVPRELHIASEVARSPSGKPDYKWAKDYALSNTGLVQ encoded by the coding sequence ATGACCACGCCAACATTCAATATCGCCGACTTGTACGAAATGGTGGCGGATACCGTGCCAGACCGCGAAGCGCTGGTGTGCGGCAACTCGCGCGTGACCTTCGCTCAACTGGACGAGCGCGCCAACCGTTTTGCGCATTTCCTGCAAGGCCAAGGCATCAAAGCCGGTGATCACATTGGCCTCTACATGTACAACTGCGCTGAATACATGGAAGCCATGTTGGCCTGCTTCAAAATTCGCGCCGTTCCCGTGAACGTGAACTATCGCTATGTTAAAGATGAATTGCTTTATATTTTTGATAACTCGGACATGGTGGCGTGCATTCATCACCGTGAATTTACACCCGCGATTGCTGAAGTGCGCCAAGCCGCCCCTGGCTTGAAATTGTTTGTCGCTGTGGAAGATGGCACGCATCACGATTTGGGCAGCATCGGTTCGTTTGAATACGAAGCGGCCGTGCACCAAGGTTCTTCCGCGCGCGATTTTGCACAACGCGCCGGCGACGACTTATTCATTCTCTACACCGGCGGCACCACCGGCATGCCCAAAGGCGTGATGTGGCCACACGAAAATGTTTTCTTTGCAGCGATGGGTGGCGGCGGCCACTTCAGCCCGCACGGCAAATGCGAAAAACCGGAAGACATCAAAACGCGCATCACTGAATTTCCGCTGTGTGGTATTGCGCTTGCACCACTGATGCACGGTGCTTCTTGGTGGTACGCGTGCATCCAATTATTGGCGGGCAACAAATTGGTATTGAACCATCACCGCTCATTTAACGGCGCGCAAGTGTGGGATATTGTCGAGCGCGAAAAATGCAACGCCGTACAAATTGTTGGCGATGCCATGGCGATTCCTCTTTTGGATACACTGGAAGAAAACGCCGGCCAGTGGGATCTATCCAGCGTGTTCAATGTGGGTTCGGGCGGCGCAGTATTTTCTGAAGCCAAGCAAAATGATTTCAAAAGACATTTTCCGAATTGCTTCATCACTAACGCATTTGGCTCTTCTGAATCCGGTCAAATGGGCATGGACGGCGGCAACAAAAAATCCGAAGGCGGTTTGGGCAATGTGGCCAAAAGTGATTTCATGGATGTCATCATCGACACCGAAACACCGATGCGCCACGCCAAGCCCGGTGAAGTGGGTATTTTCTCTCGCGCGGGTCACATTCCTGCCGGTTACTACAATGACCCCGTGAAAACCGACAAAACCTTTGTGATGGTGGATGGCAAACGCTGGTTGCTGACAGGTGATGCAGCAAAATTGGAAGACGACAATTCGATTTCTGTTTTTGGTCGCGGCAGCAACTGCATCAACTCCGGCGGCGAGAAAATCTTCCCCGAAGAAGTCGAGCAGGCATTGAAAGCACATCCAGATATTTTTGATGCGCTGGTTGTCGCCACACCAGACCCGCGCTTTGGCAGCAAAGTAACCGCCGTGGTTTCTGTGCGCGACAACAGAAAACTGACGCTGGCCGATGTGCAAGAAAAAGCGCGTCAGCATATTGCCGGTTACAAAGTGCCGCGCGAACTACACATCGCTAGCGAAGTAGCGCGCTCGCCATCCGGCAAGCCTGATTACAAATGGGCAAAAGATTACGCGCTGTCCAACACTGGTCTGGTGCAATAA
- the truA gene encoding tRNA pseudouridine(38-40) synthase TruA, translating to MPGGSLPPGISRFALAVEYCGSRYHGWQRLAGRSEPTVQAALEQALSFVAAEPITVVCAGRTDAGVHATNQIVHFDAAAQRDEKAWVMGVNSQLPADIRVRWARPVPATFHARFSARARTYRYLIANTSAQPAIAAGQCLWVRKPLDIVAMQHAANFCLGEHDFSSVRGSSCQAKSPVRTLHQFEFSCVNDWVIAELRGNAFLHHMVRNLMGLILPVGLGYKKLEWVRDVLALRDRKQAGKTEAPQALYLVKVDYDQDYGLPVSSKGPFMLPD from the coding sequence GCTACCACGGCTGGCAGCGTTTAGCGGGTCGATCAGAGCCGACCGTACAAGCAGCGTTAGAGCAAGCACTGAGCTTTGTGGCAGCGGAACCTATCACGGTAGTGTGCGCGGGCAGAACCGATGCCGGCGTACATGCCACCAATCAAATCGTGCATTTTGATGCCGCTGCGCAGCGCGACGAAAAGGCGTGGGTGATGGGCGTGAACTCGCAACTGCCAGCGGATATTCGCGTGCGCTGGGCGCGCCCTGTGCCAGCGACATTTCATGCGCGCTTTTCTGCGCGTGCGCGCACCTATCGCTACTTGATTGCCAATACCTCAGCGCAGCCTGCAATTGCAGCAGGGCAGTGTTTGTGGGTGCGTAAACCACTGGATATTGTCGCCATGCAGCACGCGGCAAATTTTTGTTTGGGCGAGCACGATTTTTCTTCCGTGCGTGGGTCGAGTTGCCAAGCAAAAAGCCCTGTGCGCACTCTGCATCAGTTTGAATTTTCTTGCGTTAATGACTGGGTGATTGCCGAATTGCGCGGCAATGCTTTTTTGCATCACATGGTGCGCAATTTAATGGGCTTAATCCTGCCGGTGGGTTTGGGCTATAAAAAACTGGAGTGGGTGCGCGATGTGCTGGCACTGCGCGATCGCAAGCAGGCAGGAAAAACTGAAGCGCCCCAAGCCTTGTATCTCGTCAAAGTGGATTACGATCAAGACTACGGGCTTCCTGTGTCCAGTAAAGGGCCGTTTATGTTGCCTGACTAG